The genome window GAAACGCCATATCGTGTAATCGACGGCGCTGGTAAGCTGACTGATGAGCTTATATATATGACTGCCGAGGAAGAAGATTCCAAATACATTGCACAAGCAAATGCCTCTGTGGATGACAAAGGAAACTTTACGGTAGAAAAAATTAAGACGCGTTTTGAAGGTGACTTCCCGATGGTGGATCCTTCACAAGCATCGTTCATGGACGTTGCTGCGAACCAGATCGTTTCGGTTGCTGCTTCATTGATTCCTTTCTTGGAACATGATGATGCGAACCGTGCCTTGATGGGATCCAACATGCAGCGCCAAGGTGTTCCATTGTTGCGTCCACAAGCGCCAATCGTTGGAACAGGTCTTGAAAAGCGTGTTGCAATGGATTCAAGAGCATTAGTTGTTGCAGAAGGCGACGGTGTCATTGAATTTGTAGATGCTAAGAAAATCGTTGTTAAATACGATAGAACAGATGATGAGCGCCTTGTAAGCTTCATTGAAGACAGCGTTTCTTACGATCTTGTTAAATTCCGTCGTACCAACCAGGACACTTGCCTTAACCTTCAACCAATGGTTCTTAAAGGCCAAAAGGTGAAGAAAGGAGAAGCACTTTGCCAGGGATATGGAACAGAAGGTGGTGAACTTGCTTTGGGCCGTAACCTTTTGGTTGCGTTCATGCCTTGGCAGGGATACAACTTCGAGGATGCGATTGTAATCTCGGAGAAAGTGGTTCGTGAAGATATCTTTACTTCTATTCACATTGAAGAATTTGAATTGGAAGTGCGTGATACAAAACGCGGAGAAGAAGAACTTACAGCTGAGATTCCAAACGTAAGTGAGGAAACTGTTAAGAATCTTGATGAGAATGGTATTGTTCAGGTTGGTACAGAAGTTAAAGAAGGAGATATTTTAATTGGTAAGATCACTCCAAAAGGAGAATCGGATCCAACTCCGGAAGAAAAACTGCTTCGTGCGATCTTTGGTGATAAAGCTGGTGATGTGAAGGATGCTTCTAAGAAAGCACCGCCATCGATGAAGGGTGTGGTTATCGACACTAAACTTTTCTCTCGCCCTACCAAAGAAGAGCGTGCTAAACACAAAGATGAGCTTCGCTTATTGATGAAAAAATATGGCCGTGAGCTTACAGCGCTTCGTGGTCGTATTATTGAGAAGTTGGTTGCATTGGTTGACGGTAAAACCAGCCAGGGTGTTAAGCATAAATTCGGTGATGAGTTAGTAAGCAAAGGAATGAAGTTCAATGTGAGAAATATCTCTGAGAACTTGTTCCCTGCAAATAACCCTTACCGCGATGAATCTCAGTATGCAGTTGCCGAAGAAGTTAACTTGATCGGTGACGTGTTAACGGATTCCTGGACTGAGGATTCAGAAACCAACTTGCAAGTTTCTTTGGTGTTGAAAAATTACCTGAACGCCCGTAGCGAATTGATGGGCCGTTTCAAACGTGATCGTTTCGCGCTTGAAGTAGGTGATGAGCTTCCAGCTGGAATCGTGAAGTTGGCAAAAGTATACATTGCCAAGAAACGTAAATTGAAAGTTGGGGATAAAATGGCAGGTCGTCACGGTAACAAAGGAGTTGTTGCGCGTATCGTTCGTGATGAAGATATGCCATTCCTTGAAGACGGAACACCAATGGATATCGTGTTGAACCCACTTGGGGTGCCTTCACGTATGAACATTGGTCAGATATATGAAACCATTCTTGCTTGGGCAGGTTTGAAACTAGGTCGTCGCTATGCTACTCCAATCTTCGATGGAGCTACGGAAGCAGAAGTTGCGGCTGAGTTGAAAGAAGCCGGATTGCCAGATTGGGGACGTACATTCCTTTATAATGGTTTGAGTGGAGAGCGCTTTGATCAGCAGATCACAGTTGGTTTGATGTATATGATGAAACTGGGTCACTTGGTTGACGATAAAATGCACGCGCGTTCTATCGGGCCATACTCACTCATTACACAGCAACCGCTTGGTGGTAAAGCACAATTCGGAGGTCAGCGTTTTGGAGAAATGGAAGTGTGGGCGCTTGAAGCATTCGGTGCATCTCACATTCTTCAGGAAATTCTTACGGTAAAATCTGATGACGTGGTGGGCCGTGCCAAAGCATATGAAGCAATCGTGAAAGGTGAAAACCTTCCGAAACCGAATATTCCGGAGTCATTCAACGTACTTGTTCACGAGCTTCGTGGATTAGCATTGGAGATTACACTGGACTAATATTTAGTCGTTGGCGCGGGAAACCGCGCCATAATGAAATCAATTGAGTTTCGACTAACAGACAAACGACTTTTTAATTATGTCTTTCAAAAAGAACAAAAAACTTAATAGTGATTTTTCCAGAATGACGATCAGTCTGGCTTCACCTGAGTCTATCCTTGAGAGCTCATTTGGTGAAGTAACCCAGCCTGAAACCATCAACTACCGGACTTACAAGCCGGAGATGGGCGGATTATTCTGCGAAAGGATCTTCGGTCCTGTGAAGGACTGGGAATGTCATTGTGGGAAATACAAACGTATCCGTTACAAAGGAATCATCTGCGACCGTTGCGGTGTAGAGGTTACTGAGAAAAAGGTGCGTCGCGAGCGTATGGGCCACATTGAACTGGTGGTTCCAGTTGCGCACATCTGGTATTTCCGCAGCTTGCCGAACAAAATCGGTTACCTGCTGGGATTATCGACCAAGAAATTGGATCAAATCATTTATTACGAGCGATATGCAGTCGTTCAGCCTGGTGTTAAAGAAGAAGATGGCGTAGGTTATCTTGACTTCTTGACCGAAGATGAGTATCTGGATATCATTGACAAATTGCCTCGCGAAAACCAAATGCTTCCGGACACGGATCCAAATAAGTTTATCGCGAAAATGGGTGCTGATGCGCTTGAAATGCTTTTGAACAGAATTAAACTGGATGAGCTTTCATACGAACTTCGTCACCAGGCAGCAACGGACACTTCGCAGCAACGTAAAGCAGAAGCATTGAAGCGTCTGAAAGTTGTCGAAGCATTCCGTGATGCAAATACACGTATCGAAAACCGTCCTGAGTGGATGGTGATCAAGATGGTTCCGGTAATTCCACCAGAACTTCGTCCGCTTGTGCCTTTGGATGGTGGTCGTTTTGCGACTTCCGATTTGAATGACCTTTATCGTCGTGTTATTATTCGTAACAACCGTTTGAAGCGTCTGATCGAGATCAAAGCACCTGAGGTGATCTTGCGTAACGAAAAAAGGATGTTGCAGGAAGCGGTAGACTCGCTTTTCGATAACAGCCGTAAAGTAAACGCGGTGCGTTCAGAAGGTAACCGTGCATTGAAATCACTTTCTGACATGCTGAAAGGTAAGCAAGGACGTTTCCGTCAAAACTTGCTTGGTAAGCGTGTCGATTATTCTGGTCGTTCGGTAATCGTCGTTGGACCTGAATTGAAATTGCACGAATGCGGTTTGCCAAAAGATATGGCGGCAGAATTATTCAAGCCGTTCATTATCCGCAAGCTGATCGAGCGTGGAATTGTTAAAACTGTAAAATCAGCGAAGAAGATCGTAGATCGTAAGGATCCTGTGATCTGGGATATTTTGGAAAACGTTTTGAAAGGACACCCTGTTCTGCTTAACCGTGCTCCAACATTGCACCGTTTGGGTATCCAGGCATTCCAGCCTAAGCTGATCGAAGGAAAAGCGATCCAGTTGCACCCATTGGTTTGTACTGCATTCAACGCTGACTTTGACGGTGACCAGATGGCCGTTCACGTGCCATTGGGTCAAGAAGCCGTTTTGGAAGCTTCAATGTTGATGCTTTCGTCACATAACATTCTTAACCCTGCCAACGGTGCGCCAATTACGGTTCCATCACAAGACATGGTTTTGGGTCTGTATTATGTTACAAAAGGCCGCGTAAGCACAGATCATTATCCGATTATCGGAGAAGGAATGATCTTCTACGGTCCTGACGAAGTGATCATTGCCATCAACGAAGGCAAATTGTCAAAACATGCGAATATCAAATGCCGCCTGCGCGTTCGTAACGACGACGGAACATTTGAAACGAAAATGGTTGACACTGTTGCCGGACGTATCCTTTTCAATCAGGCTGTTCCTGAGGAAGTAGGTTACATTAATGAGTTGCTGACTAAGAAAAAATTGCAGCAGATCATCGGTTTGGTGTTCAAATTGGCTGGTGTTGCCCGTACAGCTCAGTTCCTGGATGAAATCAAAGAACTTGGTTTCCAGATGGCCTTCAAAGGCGGTTTGTCAATGGGATTGAACGACGTAATGGTGCCAGACGAAAAAGTGAAACTGATCGAGCAAGCGAAACTGGACGTGGAAAACGTTTGGAGCAACTACTTGATGGGTCTTATCACTGAAAACGAACGTTACAACCAAGTTATCGATATCTGGACTCGTGTTAACTCACGCATTACAGAAACGTTGATGAAGCAATTGGAAACTGACCAAGGCGGATTCAACTCAATTTATATGATGATGCACTCAGGTGCACGTGGTTCGCGCGAGCAAATCCGTCAGTTGGGTGGAATGAGGGGTCTTATGGCCAAGCCTCAGAAAAACATCGCGGGTGGTGCAGGTGAAATCATCGAGAACCCGATCCTTTCCAACTTTAAAGAAGGTTTGGACGTTCTTGAATACTTTATCTCAACACACGGTGCACGTAAAGGTCTTGCCGATACAGCCTTGAAAACGGCTGATGCGGGTTACCTGACACGTCGTCTGCATGACGTTGCACAGGATGTTGTTGTGATCGAAACAGACTGCGGATCCCTTCGTGGAATTGCAATCTCTGCTTTGAAAGACAACGAAGATATCGTTGAGCCGCTTTCTGAGCGTATTTTGGGTCGTGTAAGTGTTCACGATGTATTTGATCCTTTGTCTAACGAAATGATCTTGGCTTCCGGTCAGGAAATTACGGAAGAGATCGCTTCTTACATTGATGAGACGAGCATTGAAACAGTTGAAATCCGTTCGGTATTGACTTGCGAAACGCGTAATGGTGTTTGTGCGAAATGCTACGGACGTTCATTGGCATCTGCGCATATGGTTAACATTGGTGAAGCTGTGGGTGTAATTGCATCGCAGTCCATCGGTGAGCCGGGAACGCAGTTGACACTTCGTACATTCCACGTCGGTGGTACAGCTTCTAACATTTCTGTTGAAGCAAACATCAAGGCGAAATTCGACGGTGTAATTGGTTTTGAAGATCTTCGTCTTGTTCAGTCTGTTAACTCAGAAGGAGATGAAGTAACAGTAGTAATGGGTCGTTCAGGAGAGGTTAAAATTACTAATCCTGAAACAGGTCAATTGCTGATCTCAAACAACGTTCCTTATGGAGCACACCTTTTGGTAAAAGACGGTGAGAAGGTTCAGAAAGGACAAGAACTTTGTACTTGGGATCCATATCACGCAGTAATCCTTTCGGAATTCACCGGAGTAGTATCTTTCGATGCAATTGAAGAAGGCATTACATATCGTGAAGAATTTGATGAGCAAACTGGTTTCCAGGAATCTGTGATCATTGAAACACGTGATAAAACCAAAAACCCGGCTATCGTGGTAAAAGGTAAGTCTACGTTGTTGAAAGATCAGACAGAAAAAGGTTATAACCTTCCTGTTGGAGCACGTTTGGTGGTGAAAGCCGGAACGAACATTAAGGCAGGTCAGCCATTGGCGAAAATCCCACGTGTAGTTGGTAAAACACGCGACATTACGGGAGGTTTGCCACGTGTAACTGAACTTTTCGAAGCTCGTAACCCGTCTAACCCAGCAACTGTTTCTGAAATCGATGGTGTAGTTTCTTATGGAGGTGTGAAACGCGGTAACCGTGAAATTCATATCGAATCAAGAGACGGAACACAACGTCGTTACATGGTTGCCCTTTCGAAACACATTCTGGTTCAGGATGGTGACTTCGTAAGAGCAGGAGATCCATTATCCGACGGAGCGATCACACCAGCTGATATCCTTTCTATCAAAGGACCAACAGCGGTTCAGGAATATCTTGTAAATGAAATTCAGGAAGTATACCGTCTGCAAGGTGTGAAGATCAACGATAAGCATATCGAATGTATCGTACGCCAAATGATGCAGAAAGTAGAGATCCTGGATGCAGGTGATACCAACTTCCTTGAAATGCAACCGGTTGACCGTGTTGTGTTCCGTGAAGAAAATGATAAGATCCTGGATTTGAAAGTGATTGAAGACGCTGGTAGCTCTGAGACTCTGAAGCCGGGTATGATCGTTTCAGTTCGTCGTTTGCGTGATGAAAATTCAAGCTTGAAACGTCGTGACTTGAAACTGGTTACTGCGCGTGATGCGCAGGCAGCTGTTGCGAAACCTACTTTGATGGGTATCACACAAGCTTCATTGGGTACTGAAAGTTTCGTTTCTGCGGCCTCGTTCCAGGAAACAACCAAAGTATTGAGCGAAGCGGCTGTTCGTGGAAAACGCGACGAACTGAAAGGCTTGAAAGAAAACGTGATCGTCGGTCACTTGATCCCAGCCGGAACAGGAATGCGTCAATACGAAAGCCTGATCGTTGGATCAAAAGAAGAGTTCGATGCTTTGACTGAATCTCGTGAGAAGCTTTCTCGCAAGAAAAAGGAATTAGTATA of Dyadobacter chenhuakuii contains these proteins:
- the rpoC gene encoding DNA-directed RNA polymerase subunit beta', which codes for MSFKKNKKLNSDFSRMTISLASPESILESSFGEVTQPETINYRTYKPEMGGLFCERIFGPVKDWECHCGKYKRIRYKGIICDRCGVEVTEKKVRRERMGHIELVVPVAHIWYFRSLPNKIGYLLGLSTKKLDQIIYYERYAVVQPGVKEEDGVGYLDFLTEDEYLDIIDKLPRENQMLPDTDPNKFIAKMGADALEMLLNRIKLDELSYELRHQAATDTSQQRKAEALKRLKVVEAFRDANTRIENRPEWMVIKMVPVIPPELRPLVPLDGGRFATSDLNDLYRRVIIRNNRLKRLIEIKAPEVILRNEKRMLQEAVDSLFDNSRKVNAVRSEGNRALKSLSDMLKGKQGRFRQNLLGKRVDYSGRSVIVVGPELKLHECGLPKDMAAELFKPFIIRKLIERGIVKTVKSAKKIVDRKDPVIWDILENVLKGHPVLLNRAPTLHRLGIQAFQPKLIEGKAIQLHPLVCTAFNADFDGDQMAVHVPLGQEAVLEASMLMLSSHNILNPANGAPITVPSQDMVLGLYYVTKGRVSTDHYPIIGEGMIFYGPDEVIIAINEGKLSKHANIKCRLRVRNDDGTFETKMVDTVAGRILFNQAVPEEVGYINELLTKKKLQQIIGLVFKLAGVARTAQFLDEIKELGFQMAFKGGLSMGLNDVMVPDEKVKLIEQAKLDVENVWSNYLMGLITENERYNQVIDIWTRVNSRITETLMKQLETDQGGFNSIYMMMHSGARGSREQIRQLGGMRGLMAKPQKNIAGGAGEIIENPILSNFKEGLDVLEYFISTHGARKGLADTALKTADAGYLTRRLHDVAQDVVVIETDCGSLRGIAISALKDNEDIVEPLSERILGRVSVHDVFDPLSNEMILASGQEITEEIASYIDETSIETVEIRSVLTCETRNGVCAKCYGRSLASAHMVNIGEAVGVIASQSIGEPGTQLTLRTFHVGGTASNISVEANIKAKFDGVIGFEDLRLVQSVNSEGDEVTVVMGRSGEVKITNPETGQLLISNNVPYGAHLLVKDGEKVQKGQELCTWDPYHAVILSEFTGVVSFDAIEEGITYREEFDEQTGFQESVIIETRDKTKNPAIVVKGKSTLLKDQTEKGYNLPVGARLVVKAGTNIKAGQPLAKIPRVVGKTRDITGGLPRVTELFEARNPSNPATVSEIDGVVSYGGVKRGNREIHIESRDGTQRRYMVALSKHILVQDGDFVRAGDPLSDGAITPADILSIKGPTAVQEYLVNEIQEVYRLQGVKINDKHIECIVRQMMQKVEILDAGDTNFLEMQPVDRVVFREENDKILDLKVIEDAGSSETLKPGMIVSVRRLRDENSSLKRRDLKLVTARDAQAAVAKPTLMGITQASLGTESFVSAASFQETTKVLSEAAVRGKRDELKGLKENVIVGHLIPAGTGMRQYESLIVGSKEEFDALTESREKLSRKKKELV
- the rpoB gene encoding DNA-directed RNA polymerase subunit beta, whose protein sequence is MATIKATTPRKNFSRINQIIDYPDLLGIQVQSFRDFFSLDTSVEDRSGEGLYKVFAENFPIADSRDNFVLEFIDYLLEPPKYSVDESIDRGLTYAVPLKAKLRLICNDADHEEFETIEQEVFLGNIPYMTERGSFVINGAERVIVSQLHRSPGVFFSMSKHTNGSKLYSARIIPFKGSWIEFSTDVNNVMYAYIDRKKKFPVTTLLRAIGFGSDKDILDLFGLSEEISATPTNLKKAVGRRLAARVLRTWTEDFVDEDTGEVVSIQRNEVLLERDSTISAEDIEVIVESGQKSVILHKEDMNVADYNIIYNTLQKDSSNSDKEAVEQIYRQLRNAEAPDEQTARDVIQSLFFSDKRYDLGDVGRYRINKKLGSDTSLDVRVLTTGDIVSIVKYLIGLINAKAVVDDIDHLSNRRVRTVGEQLYAQFGVGLARMARTIKERMNVRDNEDFKPVDLINARTLSSVINSFFGTNQLSQFMDQTNPLAEITHKRRMSALGPGGLSRERAGFEVRDVHYTHYGRLCTIETPEGPNIGLISSLCVFAKVNGMGFIETPYRVIDGAGKLTDELIYMTAEEEDSKYIAQANASVDDKGNFTVEKIKTRFEGDFPMVDPSQASFMDVAANQIVSVAASLIPFLEHDDANRALMGSNMQRQGVPLLRPQAPIVGTGLEKRVAMDSRALVVAEGDGVIEFVDAKKIVVKYDRTDDERLVSFIEDSVSYDLVKFRRTNQDTCLNLQPMVLKGQKVKKGEALCQGYGTEGGELALGRNLLVAFMPWQGYNFEDAIVISEKVVREDIFTSIHIEEFELEVRDTKRGEEELTAEIPNVSEETVKNLDENGIVQVGTEVKEGDILIGKITPKGESDPTPEEKLLRAIFGDKAGDVKDASKKAPPSMKGVVIDTKLFSRPTKEERAKHKDELRLLMKKYGRELTALRGRIIEKLVALVDGKTSQGVKHKFGDELVSKGMKFNVRNISENLFPANNPYRDESQYAVAEEVNLIGDVLTDSWTEDSETNLQVSLVLKNYLNARSELMGRFKRDRFALEVGDELPAGIVKLAKVYIAKKRKLKVGDKMAGRHGNKGVVARIVRDEDMPFLEDGTPMDIVLNPLGVPSRMNIGQIYETILAWAGLKLGRRYATPIFDGATEAEVAAELKEAGLPDWGRTFLYNGLSGERFDQQITVGLMYMMKLGHLVDDKMHARSIGPYSLITQQPLGGKAQFGGQRFGEMEVWALEAFGASHILQEILTVKSDDVVGRAKAYEAIVKGENLPKPNIPESFNVLVHELRGLALEITLD